The following are encoded together in the Piscinibacter lacus genome:
- a CDS encoding urease accessory protein UreH domain-containing protein yields the protein MISPLLLSLVSAAALLGLAGTPHCLAMCAAPCAAAQRAAGGGPAAALGWQLGRGMVYTLAGAVAASGAAPLQALSGAQGVLRPIFLLMHLATLALGLWLLLAGRWPAVLEAGLEALSQGLRRRLQALKPAARVIWLQPAAAGGPAGVSAPACGGAASRLTRGALLGSGWILLPCGLLASALILAVQAPGPAAGAAVMAAFALGSGGGLALLPLLQRSGAGQPRVWAQRLALRLAGAALLASGAWLVWQGGHFPGRDLC from the coding sequence GTGATCAGCCCGCTCCTGCTCAGCCTGGTCAGCGCCGCCGCCTTGCTCGGCCTGGCGGGCACGCCGCATTGCCTGGCCATGTGTGCCGCGCCCTGCGCAGCCGCCCAGCGCGCGGCCGGTGGCGGCCCGGCCGCGGCGCTGGGCTGGCAACTGGGCCGGGGCATGGTCTACACCCTGGCCGGGGCGGTGGCGGCCAGCGGTGCCGCCCCGCTGCAGGCCCTGTCGGGCGCCCAGGGGGTGCTGCGGCCGATCTTTCTGCTGATGCATCTGGCCACCCTGGCCCTGGGCCTGTGGCTGCTGCTGGCCGGCCGCTGGCCGGCGGTGCTGGAGGCCGGGCTGGAAGCCCTCAGCCAAGGCCTGCGCCGCAGGCTTCAGGCCCTGAAGCCTGCGGCGCGCGTGATCTGGCTGCAGCCGGCTGCGGCCGGCGGGCCCGCCGGCGTGTCGGCGCCGGCTTGCGGCGGCGCCGCATCCCGCCTGACCCGGGGCGCCTTGCTGGGCAGTGGCTGGATTCTGCTGCCCTGCGGCTTGCTGGCCTCGGCCCTCATCCTGGCCGTGCAGGCCCCCGGCCCGGCCGCGGGTGCCGCGGTGATGGCGGCCTTTGCCCTGGGCAGCGGTGGCGGCCTGGCCCTGCTGCCGCTGTTGCAGCGATCCGGTGCGGGCCAGCCCCGCGTCTGGGCGCAGCGTCTGGCCCTGCGCCTGGCCGGTGCGGCCCTGCTGGCCAGCGGGGCGTGGCTGGTCTGGCAAGGCGGGCACTTCCCCGGGCGCGATCTGTGCTGA
- the fnr gene encoding fumarate/nitrate reduction transcriptional regulator Fnr, which translates to MAVILPFSPKPLPGDPPPSLPALREACANCQLRELCLPLGLAEADLDRLEGLVGGRRKVARGQALFQSGDSFRGLYAVRSGFFKTVVASEGGRAQVTGFQMAGELLGLDGIGGDRHACDAIALEDSQVCEIAYADLERITHDLPPLAHQFHRILSREIVRDQGVMLMLGRMSAEERVAAFLLNLSQRLQARGYAAQALRLRMTREEIGSYLGLSLETVSRTFSKLQDEGLLRVQQRELKLLDLAALRQRVEACG; encoded by the coding sequence ATGGCCGTGATCCTGCCCTTCAGCCCCAAGCCCCTGCCTGGCGATCCGCCGCCTTCGCTGCCCGCCCTGCGCGAGGCTTGCGCAAACTGCCAGTTGCGCGAGCTTTGCCTGCCGCTGGGCCTGGCCGAGGCCGATCTCGACCGGCTCGAAGGCCTGGTCGGCGGCCGGCGCAAGGTGGCGCGCGGGCAGGCCCTGTTCCAATCGGGCGACAGCTTCCGCGGCCTCTATGCGGTGCGCAGTGGTTTCTTCAAGACCGTGGTGGCTTCCGAGGGCGGCCGGGCGCAGGTGACGGGCTTCCAGATGGCCGGCGAGCTGCTCGGCCTCGACGGCATCGGCGGTGACCGCCATGCCTGCGACGCGATCGCGCTGGAGGACAGCCAGGTCTGCGAGATCGCCTACGCCGACCTCGAACGCATCACCCACGACCTGCCGCCGCTGGCCCACCAGTTCCATCGCATCCTCAGCCGCGAGATCGTGCGCGACCAGGGCGTGATGCTGATGCTCGGCCGCATGAGCGCCGAGGAGCGGGTCGCCGCCTTCCTGCTCAACCTCAGCCAGCGCTTGCAGGCCCGCGGCTATGCCGCCCAGGCCCTGCGGCTGCGGATGACGCGCGAGGAAATCGGCAGCTACCTGGGCCTGAGCCTGGAGACCGTCAGCCGCACCTTCAGCAAGCTGCAGGACGAAGGCCTGCTGCGCGTGCAGCAGCGCGAGCTGAAGCTGCTCGACCTGGCCGCGCTGCGCCAGCGCGTCGAGGCCTGCGGCTGA